In Chthoniobacterales bacterium, a single window of DNA contains:
- a CDS encoding sodium:proton antiporter, translating to MQLLLAAAAHASDPNPWMILPFAAMLLSIALMPFIHAHWWEHHYPKVAVALGAVTTVYYLFVLKNPARMAEVAHEYFSFISLIGSLFIVAGGIHITVKGEARPWINAVFLFVGAIIANLIGTTGASMLLIRPWIRMNRYRITAFHIVFFIFIVSNVGGCLTPIGDPPLFLGFLKGVPFLWVLEHCWVAWAIALALLIGIFTIFDAINFRRAPVDVRQRETAHEEWRFDGLHNIFFLVLILAGVFLHKLLPFPIPDLIMIAAAVASYYTTKPDVHASNHFSFAPIKEVGWLFIGIFATMVPALDYLSLHSKSLGLTEPMQFYWFTGLLSGFLDNAPTYLTFLAAATGAQGLDINSPADILKFIETDNHFLVAISLGAVFFGALTYIGNGPNLMVKSISQQLGVRVPGFFPYLFFFAIPILIPVFALIALLFFSRWRVF from the coding sequence ATGCAGCTCCTTCTCGCCGCGGCGGCGCACGCCTCCGACCCGAATCCCTGGATGATCCTGCCGTTTGCCGCAATGCTTCTGAGCATCGCGTTGATGCCCTTCATCCACGCGCATTGGTGGGAGCACCATTACCCGAAAGTCGCGGTCGCACTCGGCGCCGTCACCACCGTCTATTACCTCTTCGTCCTGAAGAATCCCGCGCGCATGGCCGAAGTCGCGCACGAGTATTTTAGCTTCATTTCGCTGATCGGTTCGCTGTTCATCGTCGCCGGCGGCATCCACATCACGGTCAAGGGCGAGGCGCGGCCGTGGATCAATGCCGTCTTTCTGTTCGTTGGCGCGATCATCGCGAATCTCATCGGCACCACCGGCGCGTCGATGCTCCTCATCCGCCCCTGGATCCGGATGAACAGATACCGCATCACCGCCTTCCACATCGTCTTCTTCATTTTCATCGTCAGCAATGTCGGCGGCTGCCTCACGCCGATCGGCGATCCGCCTCTGTTCCTTGGCTTTCTGAAAGGCGTCCCCTTTCTCTGGGTGCTCGAGCATTGCTGGGTCGCCTGGGCTATCGCCCTCGCCTTGCTCATCGGCATTTTTACGATTTTCGACGCGATCAACTTCCGCCGCGCGCCGGTGGATGTCCGCCAGCGCGAGACCGCTCACGAGGAATGGCGCTTCGACGGACTGCACAACATCTTCTTCCTCGTGCTCATCCTTGCCGGCGTCTTCCTCCACAAGCTGCTGCCCTTCCCGATTCCCGATCTCATCATGATCGCCGCCGCGGTGGCGTCCTACTACACGACGAAGCCCGACGTGCACGCGTCGAACCATTTCAGCTTTGCGCCCATCAAGGAGGTCGGCTGGCTCTTCATCGGCATTTTTGCGACGATGGTGCCCGCGCTCGACTACCTCTCGCTGCACTCGAAGAGCCTCGGCCTCACCGAGCCCATGCAGTTCTACTGGTTCACCGGGTTGCTCTCCGGCTTCCTCGACAACGCCCCGACCTACCTCACCTTCCTCGCCGCCGCGACTGGCGCGCAGGGCCTCGACATCAACTCTCCCGCCGACATCCTGAAATTCATCGAGACCGACAATCACTTCCTCGTCGCCATCTCGCTCGGCGCCGTTTTTTTCGGCGCGCTCACCTACATCGGCAACGGGCCAAATCTCATGGTGAAGAGCATCTCGCAGCAACTCGGCGTCCGCGTGCCCGGCTTCTTCCCCTACCTGTTCTTCTTCGCCATCCCCATCCTGATCCCCGTCTTCGCCCTCATCGCGCTCCTGTTCTTCTCCCGCTGGAGAGTCTTTTAG